The genomic DNA CGGCCAATCACGGGTGCTACCAACATCGGCGAAGCTGCTGCTGAAATTGCTGCAAGCATCAAGTCCTAAACTGCTACTAACCTTGGGCTACAAGAAAGGACTAGATTAATGACAACTCAGTTGGTCGTCCTGTCTGGTCCAAGTGGCGTTGGTAAAAGTTCAGTCGTTCAAGCCGCGTTAGCTCAACTCCCACAAACTTGGCTTTCTGTTTCGGTCACTACTCGCGCACCTCGACCAGGCGAAGTGCACGGTGTCAATTATCTCTACATCTCCAATGCCGAGTTTGATCAAATGTTGGCTGGTGACGAATTACTTGAGTGGGCAGAATTTGCTGGCAATCGCTACGGCACACCTCGCCAGCCCGTTCTAGAGCGATTATCGTCTGATATTCCGGTACTTCTGGAAATCGAAGTTCAGGGCGCTAAGCAAGTTCGAAAAAATATGCCCGAAGCAGTTTTAGTGTTTTTGGTGCCACCTTCTTGGCAAGATTTGGAATCGCGGCTCGAAGGCCGGGGGACCGAAACCCCAGAACAAGTGGCTCTGCGCCTTGAAAAAGCCCAAGATGAGTTGGATTCTGCCGATTTCTTTGACTATGTCATCACAAATGACGATGTCGCGCGGGCAGCCGACGAGTTGGTATCATTTCTAAAGTAGTTTTAATCCCTGAAGGAGCCCCCGTGTCCGCTGCCACTGCTGAAGGCATTACAAATCCACCAATTGACGACTTGCTTGAAGTCGCCGATTCGAAGTATGCCCTAGTTATATACGCAGCAAAGCGTGCTCGTCAGATCAATGCTTACTACTCGCAGCTCGGTGAAGGTCTGCTTGAGTATGTTGGACCACTTGTTGAGGCGGGCAATCAGGAAAAGCCGTTGTCAATCGCCCTTCGTGAAATTAATGAAGGCAAATTGACTATCGAAGCCGAGACTGCGTCCTAAACTTCATCCCGACCATCGGGAGTTATCGTGGATAATCAACAGCAACTCAAGATCGTTGTCGGTGTCGGTGGCGGCATTGCTGCATACAAAATTGCCGCGTTAGTTCGCCTACTCACCGAAGCTGGTCACACTGTTCATGTCGTGCCAACTGCCGCATCTCTAAATTTCGTTGGCGCAGCTACTTGGGAGGCGCTATCTGGAAATCCTGTCATCACGGATTTGTGGGAGAGTGTTGCAAATGTTCCGCATGTTCAGCTTGGTCAGCAAGCCGATTTAGTTATCGTTGCTCCTGCTACTGCCGACCTGCTGTCTCGAGCTAGTTCTGGATCAGCAAATGATGTCTTAACAAATGTGCTGCTGACCGCGACTTGTCCCGTTGTATATGCCCCCGCGATGCACACGGAGATGTGGTTGAATCCAGCGACACAAACAAACGTTGCAACATTGCGGGCTCGTGGCGCTACGGTAATTGATCCAGCAGTTGGAAGACTAACTGGCAGTGATTCTGGCGTAGGTCGGTTGCCAGAGCTCGCAGATATCACCACCATTGCGCTGGCGGTTGCCAGCAAGCAAACTCAAGATTTAAGTGGCAAGCGAATTGTGATTACTGCTGGAGGTACTCGTGAGTACTTAGATCCAGTGAGATTTATTAGCAATCGATCATCTGGCAAACAAGGAATTGCACTAGCAACTGCAGCCGTTAGTCGCGGTGCAAAAGTTACTTTAATTGCCGCAAACATTACCGAGCCTATTCCGTCCGGTGTCTCGGTGATCTCGGTTGAAACAGGTCGTGAATTGGCACATGAACTTTATGCGCAAAGTCGCATAGCCGATGTGGTCATTATGGCGGCTGCCATTTCTGACTTTGCTCCTGTCCAGACCAATCCAACAAAAATTAAAAAGCGGCCAGACCAAGAGTCGATCACCCTAGAGTTCAATCAGACGCCAGACTTGCTACATTCACTTACACATCAACGCGATCATTCCGGAACACCTAAAGTTGTAGTTGGTTTTGCAGCTGAAACTGGTGACGAGACGGGCAGTGTGCTTGAGCATGCGCGAGCCAAACTCCTTAGTAAGGATTGCGATCTGCTGGTCGTCAACGAAGTAGGCCATGGTCTCGGGTTTGGCACACCCGAAAATCAGGTCACGATACTTAGTAAGAGCACTAGCGAAGAGATTGTGGTTCCTCGAGCACCTAAGCTGGAAATTGCTCACGCCATTCTTGATGCGTTAGTTGCCTACCAGCCACGCTGACTGCGTGTATCGGCGCGATTGTCGATTCTTACACCGATAAGATTGTGCCTCGTTGGACTTTTTGTCGAAATAGTAAAGGTAAGTAAATGTCAGGTCGTCTTTTCACTTCCGAATCCGTTACTGAAGGCCATCCAGACAAGATGGCAGATCAAATCTCAGATGCCATTCTTGATGACTTGTTGAACCAAGACCCAACAAGTCGAGTTGCCGTAGAGACACTGCTTACCACGGGCCAAGTTCACGTGGCAGGTGAAGTCACCACTGAAGGCTATTGCGACGTAATGAGTATTGTGCGCGAAGTGGTTAATTCGATTGGGTACGACTCGTCCACCAAAGGTTTTGATGGCAACTCTTGTGGAGTTTCAGTATCAATTGGCACGCAGTCACCAGATATTGCCCAAGGTGTTGACGATGCATTTGAAGAACGGGTTTCCGGATCTGCCGATCCGCTTGACCGACAAGGTGCAGGCGATCAAGGTCTGATGTTTGGCTACGCCTGCGACGACACCCCAGAATTGATGCCGCTACCAATTACCTTGGCGCACCGACTAGCGCAACGACTTACTGAGGTGCGAAAGTCAGGGGAGTTGGCCTACTTGCGACCAGATGGCAAAACTCAAGTCACTATTGAGTACGCCGAAAACCGCCCAGTTCGACTCGAAACAGTTGTCGTGTCCTCTCAGCACTCAGAGAATGTCGATCTAGATAAAACTCTGGTCCCAGAAATCCAGAAATTTGTTGTAGAGCCAATTTTGGCCGAGTTTGACTTAGCATCCGATGACTATAAGTTACTGGTGAATCCAACTGGCAAGTTTGTCGTTGGCGGACCAATGGGCGATGCTGGCTTAACTGGTCGCAAAATCATCGTTGACACCTACGGTGGGATGGCTCGTCATGGTGGCGGCGCATTCTCGGGCAAGGATCCATCCAAAGTCGATCGCTCAGCTGCTTATGCCATGCGCTGGGTGGCTAAGAATGTAGTTGCGGCCGGCCTAGCTAAGCGCTGCGAGGTGCAAGTCGCCTACGCAATTGGCAAAGCCCAGCCAGTTGGAGTATTTGTCGAAACCTTTGGAACCGGAACTGTTTCAGACGAGAAAATTCAGCAGGCCATTCACAAAGTATTTGATTTGCGTCCAGCTGCAATCATTGCTGATTTAGAACTTTTAAATACCGATGTCGTTAAGTATCGCCCAACATCAGCCTATGGACATTTTGGTCGTCCCGGCTTTACTTGGGAGCGCACCAATCGGGCAACAGAGTTATCCGCGGCGCTTTAACAACTGTCGCAGCCATCTGACAGACTCAAGAATGTGACCGAGTCAGAACTTAGTTTGTTTCCGACCCCGCGTAAACGGGTTAAGGCGGCGACTCCGCTAGCTGCCGAGTTACCGGTGGCCACAGTTCTGATAGACAACTCTTTGCCACACCTCGATCGATTATTTGACTATTCGGTTCCCGAAAAATTTTCGGAAAGTGCCCAGCCTGGTGTACGGGTGCGAGTCCGATTCGCTGGAAAACTGGTCGACGGCTTTTTGATTGAGCGATTGGCCGAGTCAGATCATCCTGGGACTTTACTTCCGCTGTCGGTGGTTTCTGATGAGCAGGTTCTGACTCCAAAACTCTTTGACTTAGTAACCCAAGTTGCGCAGCGAAATGCTGGCGTGCGTTGGGATGTGGTACGTAGCGCCATCCCGCACCGCCATGCCCGAGCCGAAGCCCAGGTTGGTCAAGTGGCTGATTCCTACCCAAATCCAGCGACCGAATTACTTAATCAGTATTCAGGTGGGCAGGCATTGTTAACGCGCACAGTTGCTCGCCAAGCACCACGGGCAGTCATGCCTACAGGAGCAGATGATCCTGCCAAAATCCTCACTGAATACGCACTTACTGTCGCAAACAGCAATCAAGGCATCATCATTTTGGTGCCTGACCGGACAGCTCTTGATCGTGTAGTCGCCATACTTCAAAGTGCTGGCTGCCAACTCGAATCACTGGCAGTAATTTCAGCCGACGATGGTCCAGAACTTAGATATCGAAACTGGCTTCGGGCACTTAGGGGTCAAGCACGCATTGTCGTTGGGACGAGATCTGCGGTATTCACGCCAGTACCTAACTTGGCAGCAATCTGTATTTGGGACGACTGGAATGAAACCTTTTTAGAGCCACACGCTCCTTATTGGCACACTCGCGAAGTTGCAGTGCTCAGAAGTCAGCTGGAAGAGACCGCTCTCTTGGTACTGGGTAGCTCGCCTTCAATAGATGCAGTCGCTCTCATGCCCTGGTTAGCAGCAGTAAGTCGGCCGGCCGAACAGGCTCGTAAAAGCATGGCTCGAGTGCGCAGTGCCTTAGAAGAGCCATACGCCATGCAGGCAGCAGTACGGATTCCGGAACTCGCATTCAAAGTCATCGCTACCGCAGTCAAACTAGGGCCAGTCCTGATTTCAGTACCGCGTGCCGGTTACGCACCTCGCCTGGCCTGCCAAAAATGTCGCACCCTTGCAATTTGTCGAGAATGCAGCGGGCCTTTAGTGCAAACGGGGCGCTCAAGCGCACCTACCTGTCGACTCTGTGGGCATCTTGATCCAACATGGCAGTGCATAAAGTGTTCCCTAACGGAACTCAGGGCAACGGTAATTGGCAGCACGCGCACTGCTGAAGAGTTAGGTCGAGCATTTCCTGGCGTCCCTGTTCGCTCTTCATCGGCTGATCACATAGTTCGTCGAATCGATAGCCGGCCGAGCATCATTGTTGCCACGCCCGGAGCTGCTCCAATTGCCGAGTCTGGATATCAAGCAGCAGTTCTCCTCGATGGCAACTCCATGCTGGCTCGACCAGATTTACGGGCAAGCGAAGATACTTTTGCTAAGTGGATGGAATGCGCCTCATTAGTTCGTGCCGAAGGTGAAATTGTCGTTGTTGCGGACGCTGCACATCCTGCTGTTCAAGGATTGATTCGCCACGACCCACTTGGATTTGCCACCCGCGAATTGAGCGAGCGAGCTGCAGTCGCCCTTGCGCCTGCAGTACGGCTTGCTGTCTTAACTGGTACCCAGGCAGATATTGATGATCTAATGGCGCTTACCGAGCTTCCGGCTCAAGTCCAGACGCGCGGACCAGTGCCTACGCCAACTGGAGTGCGCCTACTCCTTTCTATTGATCGAGCACACGGGCTCGACTTAGCCTGTGCACTCAAGGATGCTTCAGCAGTTCGTAGTGCCCGTAAGCGCGGAGAGCCTGTGAACATCAGATTTGATCCGTACGATCTTTAGTGCCGTCGCATAAATCTTGGCGACATTAGACTTAACTAACTGCGGTAATCAGGAGGAAGCATGGGAGTTCAGGAAATACGACTCTTGGGTGACCCAATTCTCGCCACGCCAGCTTTAGAAGTTAAAACTTTTGACAAAGAGTTACGCAATTTGATTGCTGATTTAACTAGCACCATGCTCGAAGCTGGTGGGGCTGGCCTAGCCGCGCCACAAATTGGCGTGTCGCTTCGAGTGTTTACCTACGATGTGGATGATGTGATTGGCCACCTGATCAATCCAGTACTAACACTTTCCAAAGAGACACAGGATGGCGAGGAGGGCTGCCTTTCTATCCCAGGCCTAGCCTTCGACTGCATTCGCGCTGAGCATGTAATCGCACATGGTTTCAATATGCACGGTGAACCAGTCGTAATTGAAGGAAGTGACTTGCTGGCTAGGTGTCTGCAACATGAAACTGACCATCTTGATGGCATTGTTTTTATTGATCGACTTGATGAACAAACTCGCAAAGAAGCCATGAAAGCAATCCGGGAAACTGATTGGTTCGGACAAGCGCCGCAAATAAAACTGAGCCCACATCCACTGACAAACGGACTGCTGTAACTGTGCGCATCGCTTTTGCTGGGACTCCCGAAATTGCTGTTCCGATTCTTACTGCCTTGACTGAAGCGGGCCATGAGCTCGCCTTTGTGCTTACGCGCCCAGATGCACCGGCCGGCAGGGGACGAGTGCTCACAGAAAGTGCTGTTGCCGCCAAAAGTCGCGAACTTGAACTTCGCTGCTACAAAACTACTGATTTGACCTCCTTGACCGAGCAAATTAAAGAAGTTGAATGCGTTGTTGTGGTTGCTTTTGGTGCGCTGATTCCACAAACTCTTCTCGGGTTGCCAAAACATGGCTGGATAAATCTTCATTTCTCTTTGCTTCCACAGTGGCGAGGCGCAGCCCCCGTACAACACGCAATCAAGTCTGGTGACGACGTTACCGGTGTAACCGCCTTTCAAATTGATTCCGGCTTAGATACCGGACCAATCCTTAGTTCGTTAGCCACAAATATTAAGCCGGATGAGACAGCCGGTGAATTGCTGGATCGTCTTGCCCTTGAAGGCACAGGATTAATCAACTCAACTTTGGCTGGGTTAGCCCAGGGCAAGCTATTTCCGGTTACGCAGAGTTCAGTGGGAGTATCACTTGCGCCGAAAATTACTAAGGAAGATGCCCGCATTGATTGGCAAATGCCAGCATTGGCAATTGAGCGACACATTCGTTCGGTAACTCCAACACCAGGCGCATGGACTGAATTTGCCGATGAACGAATTCGCATTTTCCCGGTTAATTTAGCACCTGAAATAACTCACTTATCGCCTGGCCAAATAGTCTCAAGCGATGGTTTGGTGCTCGTTGGAACTGGTAGCCATGCAATCGCGCTCCAGCAAGTTCAGCAGGCTGGGCGAACTGCAGTTTCGGCTATGCAGTGGTTTAGCAATCAGTCTGGTGATTTCTTTTCATGACCACTGCTGCCCGAAAAGTTGCCTATTCGGTAATACATTCAGTCCATGTTGCTGACGCATATGCAAATTTGATGCTCCCTACAGCCTGCAGTAATGCAAACCTGACCACTAGAGATGCAGCTTTTGCCACTGAACTTACCTATGGCACATTGCGCCGACAAGGAAGTCTGGACGCAGTTATCAAAGCATGTGCTGATCGAGATAATTTAGATTCAGAGGTGCTCGACGTTTTACGTTTAGGCGCGTATCAACTACTTTTCCTACGAACGCCAGTACATGCTGCGATAAACGAAGCCGTCTCGTTGGCAAATGCCGAAGTTGGCCGCAGTGTTACCGGTTTTGTCAACGCAGTACTGCGCCGAATTTCCGAGAAAACCTGGCAGCAGTGGTGCACAGAGTTGACCACGGGAATACCTGACGTGGAGCGACTTGCCATTGAGTACTCGTATCCTGTTTGGGTAATCAGAGCGCTAGCAGATGCCTATGAGTGTGATGCAAGGAGCATCGTGCCAATTTTGGCCACTGGCAATGAGCCAGCAAACATTACGCTGGTCGCAAGACCTGGACAAGCAACGCTAGCGGAGTTACTCGAACTGCCGCATGTAGTTGCCGGTAATTGGTCGCCGATTGCCGCGACTTTGGTTCGAGCAACGGATATTGAGAACCCATGGTCGTCGAATCCAGGCGATTTGTTTTTAGTGCAAACAAATAGAGTTGGGGTCCAAGACGAGGGTAGCCAACTTGTGGCCCTCGCGCTTGCTCAAGTACCGATTGACGGAGCCGAAAGCAACTGGCTGGATATGTGTTCTGGCCCAGGCGGTAAGGCAGCAATTTTGGCTGGCTTAGCTGCTGAACAAGGAATTCACTTCACAGCGTTAGAGCCGAACGAGTCCCGAGCAAATTTAGTTAAAAATGCCCTGTGGAATGCACCAGGCAACCCAAAAGTAGTAGTTACTGATGCTCGGGAATTCAACCCCGATCTTGAATTCGATCGGATTCTGGTCGATGCGCCATGTACTGGACTGGGTGCACTGCGTCGAAGACCTGAAAGTCGCTGGCGTAAACAGCCCAGCGACATCGGCCCACTCACGCAATTGCAAAGAGAATTACTAGCTCAGGCAGCCAAACTAGTTCGCGTCGGTGGACTGATTGCATATGCAACCTGCTCTCCGCATATTTCCGAAACAGATTTAGTCATTGCTGCTTTCTTACGAGAACATTCAAACTTTGCCGAAATTGACCTGGCTCCAGTTTTGCCCAGACTTAAATTGCCCAGTGGCACCAAAAAATTGCGACTGCGACCAGATGTTCATGGCACTGATGGCATGTATCTAACTATTCTGACCCGCACGGCAACTGCTTAATCCCGTAAACTGCCTATGTGGGTTTACGGATTTCGCCAAGCATTCTTTCTGCAGACTTTGGCCAATTGACCGCCGAGTGCGCGCGCGTGGCAGCAGTAGCCGACTGGATTCACGTCGATGTTATGGATAACCATTTTGTACCTAATCTGACGCTTGGTTTGCCGGTCGTTGAGTCGCTAGTCAAGACAGTTACCACACCGATTGACTGCCACCTAATGATTGCCGACCCTGATCGATGGGCGCCAGGCTATGCCGAGGTTGGAGCGGGCAGCGTCACCTTTCACATCGAAGCGGCAAAATCTCCTAAGCAGATTGCGAGCGACATTAGAGCTCAAGGCGCTCGCGTAGGCATTGCACTCAAGCCCGGAACTGCACTTGAAGAATATGTTGATTTGCTGCCACACATTGACATGCTGTTAATCATGACCGTTGAGCCAGGCTTTGGTGGACAGTCATTCATGGCTGACCAAATGAGCAAAGTGCGAATGGCCCGCGAACTCATCAAGGCAGGCGATTTATCCGTTTGGATTCAAGTCGATGGTGGAGTTTCGGCGGCAACCATTCAAGAATGTGCTGATGCCGGAGCCGACACTTTTGTTGCCGGATCTGCCGTCTATCAAAGTGCCGATCCAGCGTCGGTAGTTTCAACGCTAAGGGAGTTAGCAACTGCTGCCACAAATACTTCATGGTGGTGCGCACACTAATGTCGCATGAGCAATTCATGGCGCAAGCAATCGACTTAGCTAAACAAGTTGACCTGTCGCGGGATGTAAACCCGAGCGTTGGTGCCATAGTCGTTTCGACGTCTGGGAAAGTAGTTGGAACTGGGGTGCATCGCGGTTCAGGCACCGACCACGCTGAAGTAGTAGCCCTGAGTGCTGCTGGCCAAAGTGCTAATGGCTCAACTGTTTATGTAACTCTTGAACCATGTGCTAGTTCAGGGAAACGACCCCCTTGTGTTGATGCACTAATTTCCGCGGGTGTTTCCCGAGTGATTTATGGACAACGTGATCCAAATCCAAAAATGGCAGGTGGAGCAGACTTGCTTAAATCTGCTGGCCTGGCGATTGAATCATCGGTGCTTTCTGACGAATGTGAATCACTGAACCCTTCTTGGACTTTTGCACATGAACAAGGACGACCTTGGGTTATTTGGAAAACTGCAACCACACTTGATGGCTTTATCGGTGCCACCGATGGCACTAGTCAATGGATTACTGGCGAACCAGCCCGAGAATACGTGCAACGAATCCGAGCAACAGTAGGAGCGATTGTTACGGGAACTGGAACGGTGCTCGCCGACAATCCACACTTAACTGTTCGCTCACTTAGTGCTCAAGACCAGCCGCTTCGTGTAGTTGTTGGCAATAGGGCGATCCCAGATGATTCAAATGTCAATAAGTTTCCAAAGCCCGCAGTGAAATCAACAGCAGACATTTCGGATGTTATTCAGCAGTTGTGGGCAGACTATGGTATCCACCGAGTACTTATCGAGGCAGGATCTGGACTTTCAACTAGTGCGTGGCGAGCCGGGCTAGTTGATGAAGTGTACTGGTTTCAAGCCCCGGCAATCGCCGGTGATGGCATCAAAGTGCTGGGGGATATTGGCGTTAAAACAATGTCAGATGTTCGACGATTTTCCCAAATGACCGTTAATCGTGTTGGATTAGACCTAGTGGTTCATTTCACCACACGGCAGGATTAAGTATGTTCACTGGGATTGTTGAAGAACTCGGGGAAGTTCTTGCAATAAAGCAGTTGCCAGACAATGCTCTGCGATTAAGTATCCGAGGCCCACTTGCAGTGAGCGACAGCCAACTCGGCGATTCAATTGCAGTCAATGGCGTTTGCTTAACTGCAATTGAAATCAGGGATGACACTTTCAGTGCCGATGTAATGCAGGAAACCGTTCAGCGTACAACTATCGCCAAACTTGAAATTGGCGACCAGGTAAATCTAGAACGTCCAATAACTCTGGCAACTAGATTAGGTGGACATCTGGTACAAGGCCATGTGGATAGCGTCGGAACTATTGTCAGCCGAACCAAATCAGAAAATTGGGATATTGTCACGATTGCCGCCGATCCCACAGTTCTCAAATACATCGTAGAAAAAGGTTCCATTACTGTTGACGGGGTCTCACTAACAGTAAGCGCAATTACATCTTTGGACTTTAGTGTTTCGCTAATTCCAGCGACTTTGTCGAAGACGACTCTAGGAAATAGAACGGTTGGCGAATCAGTAAATCTTGAAGTTGACTTGGTTGCCAAATACATTGAAAAGTTGGTCCAGCGATGACCAGGAATTTTGATTCCATTGATAAAGCCATCAGCGAAATTGCAGCAGGACGGGCGATTGTCGTTGTTGATGATGAAGATCGTGAAAATGAGGGCGATTTAATTTTTGCCGCAAGTAAAGCAACTCCAGAACTTGTTGGTTTTATGACTCGTTACACATCAGGCGTGATTTGTGTTGCTATGGAAGGCGCTGAACTTGATCGCCTGGATCTACCCCCGATGACCGTAGTTAATGAAGATCGCAAAGGCACCGCATATGCCGTCAGTGTTGATGCTCGCAACGGAATTACTACGGGAATTAGTGCAGCCGATCGAGCCCACACCATCAAAGTCATGTGTGATTCTGCTACCGAAGCTCGTGACTTAACCCGACCTGGCCACGTTTTTCCATTAAGAGCAATGCCAGGTGGCACATTGCGTCGTCCTGGTCACACTGAAGCAGCGGTTGATTTAGCCAGAATGGCCGGCCTAACCCCAGCAGGCGTTATTTGCGAAATTGTTCATGATGACGGATCCATGATGCGTGGCGATGCATTACGTGAGTTCGCCGATACCCATGGTTTGGTTTTGATTTCTATTGAAGATTTAATCGCTTATCGTCGACGCACCGAATCACAAATTCAGCGGGTCGCGAGTGCGCTGCTGCCAACTGAAGTTGGAAATTTCACTGCAGTTGGTTACCGGAGCATCTTTGACAACATTGACCACATTGCGCTGGTTATGGGTGAAATCGGCGATGGTGAAGAAGTTTTAGTTCGCGTGCACTCTGAATGTTTAACTGGAGATGTACTTGGTTCGCTACGTTGTGATTGTGGGCCGCAGCTGCATGCCGCTATGCGCATCGTTGCTCAGGCAGGAGGTGGCGTAGTACTTTACATGCGCGGCCATGAAGGGCGCGGGATTGGTCTGCTACATAAATTGCGGGCATATGCACTCCAGGATCAAGGTGCCAATACGGTCGAAGCAAACTTGGCCTTAGGCTTGCCAGCAGATGCTCGTGACTACGGCACCGGAGCGCAAATTCTTGCAGATCTGGGTATCAAATCGATGCGACTGCTCACAAATAATCCAACCAAACGGGTTGGATTAGACGGTTATGGACTTAGGATCACAGAGCAAGTGCCTATCGAGATCGAACCAAACGATTACAACCTTGGCTACTTGCGCACTAAGCGTGATGAAATGGGCCATGATCTGAATTTAAGGGAGTCCTTATGAGTTCTTCAGGTAGCCCCGATATTTCAGTGCAGTTGCCCGCTAACACCAAAGTGACAATCGTGGCCGCATCTTGGCACGAAGAAGTCATGAATGGCTTGATCGCCAGTGCAGTTCGCACAATCGAACTTTCCGGTGCCAGTGCCAACTTAGTCCGGGTTCCAGGCACCTTTGAACTTTCGCTTGGGGCCCAGGCAGCCATTTCCGCTGGGGCGGATGCAGTAGTTGCCCTAGGAGTTGTCATCAGAGGTGGAACGCCACATTTTGATTATGTTTGCCAAGCAGTAACGGATGGCATAAATCGAGTCAGTCTCGATACAAATGTGCCCATCGGTTTCGGGGTGCTAACCTGCGACACCGAGGAGCAAGCACTAGACCGCGCCGGCTTGACACAAAGTAAAGAGGATAAGGGTGCTCAAGCTGCTCAAGCTGCCCTGGCAATGTTGCAAGTTCTGAATAATTTCAAAAACGCCTAGGCTAGAGGCATGAAAACCTTTGATGAATTGCATGCTGAACTACTAGCACGCGTGGCAAGTGGCGACCCAGAGTCGGGAACCGTTGCCATGGTCAATGCTGGAGTCCACGCAATCGGTAAGAAGGTAATTGAAGAGGCCGCCGAAGCTTGGATGGCCGCTGAACGCGAATCAGATGAGGCCGTAGCAGAAGAAATAGCCCAACTTTTGTACTGGGCGCAAGTTTTGATGATTGCTCGGGGCATCAGCCTTAATGATGTGTACGGAAAGTTGTAGTCATGCTGCGTATTGCGATTCCAAACAAGGGCCAGTTATCAGATCCAGCTCGCGAAATGTTACGCGAAGCGGGCTACGCCGTAGCGGCAACCACCCGTGACCTGGTAGTACAAGATCCAGAAAATGACGTGGAGTTCTTCTTCTTGCGACCACGCGACATTGCTACCTATGTAGCTAGTGGAACAT from Actinomycetota bacterium includes the following:
- the def gene encoding peptide deformylase gives rise to the protein MGVQEIRLLGDPILATPALEVKTFDKELRNLIADLTSTMLEAGGAGLAAPQIGVSLRVFTYDVDDVIGHLINPVLTLSKETQDGEEGCLSIPGLAFDCIRAEHVIAHGFNMHGEPVVIEGSDLLARCLQHETDHLDGIVFIDRLDEQTRKEAMKAIRETDWFGQAPQIKLSPHPLTNGLL
- a CDS encoding guanylate kinase, which produces MTTQLVVLSGPSGVGKSSVVQAALAQLPQTWLSVSVTTRAPRPGEVHGVNYLYISNAEFDQMLAGDELLEWAEFAGNRYGTPRQPVLERLSSDIPVLLEIEVQGAKQVRKNMPEAVLVFLVPPSWQDLESRLEGRGTETPEQVALRLEKAQDELDSADFFDYVITNDDVARAADELVSFLK
- a CDS encoding primosome assembly protein PriA (binding of PriA to forked DNA starts the assembly of the primosome, also possesses 3'-5' helicase activity), which codes for MTESELSLFPTPRKRVKAATPLAAELPVATVLIDNSLPHLDRLFDYSVPEKFSESAQPGVRVRVRFAGKLVDGFLIERLAESDHPGTLLPLSVVSDEQVLTPKLFDLVTQVAQRNAGVRWDVVRSAIPHRHARAEAQVGQVADSYPNPATELLNQYSGGQALLTRTVARQAPRAVMPTGADDPAKILTEYALTVANSNQGIIILVPDRTALDRVVAILQSAGCQLESLAVISADDGPELRYRNWLRALRGQARIVVGTRSAVFTPVPNLAAICIWDDWNETFLEPHAPYWHTREVAVLRSQLEETALLVLGSSPSIDAVALMPWLAAVSRPAEQARKSMARVRSALEEPYAMQAAVRIPELAFKVIATAVKLGPVLISVPRAGYAPRLACQKCRTLAICRECSGPLVQTGRSSAPTCRLCGHLDPTWQCIKCSLTELRATVIGSTRTAEELGRAFPGVPVRSSSADHIVRRIDSRPSIIVATPGAAPIAESGYQAAVLLDGNSMLARPDLRASEDTFAKWMECASLVRAEGEIVVVADAAHPAVQGLIRHDPLGFATRELSERAAVALAPAVRLAVLTGTQADIDDLMALTELPAQVQTRGPVPTPTGVRLLLSIDRAHGLDLACALKDASAVRSARKRGEPVNIRFDPYDL
- the rpe gene encoding ribulose-phosphate 3-epimerase — translated: MGLRISPSILSADFGQLTAECARVAAVADWIHVDVMDNHFVPNLTLGLPVVESLVKTVTTPIDCHLMIADPDRWAPGYAEVGAGSVTFHIEAAKSPKQIASDIRAQGARVGIALKPGTALEEYVDLLPHIDMLLIMTVEPGFGGQSFMADQMSKVRMARELIKAGDLSVWIQVDGGVSAATIQECADAGADTFVAGSAVYQSADPASVVSTLRELATAATNTSWWCAH
- a CDS encoding methionyl-tRNA formyltransferase, with protein sequence MRIAFAGTPEIAVPILTALTEAGHELAFVLTRPDAPAGRGRVLTESAVAAKSRELELRCYKTTDLTSLTEQIKEVECVVVVAFGALIPQTLLGLPKHGWINLHFSLLPQWRGAAPVQHAIKSGDDVTGVTAFQIDSGLDTGPILSSLATNIKPDETAGELLDRLALEGTGLINSTLAGLAQGKLFPVTQSSVGVSLAPKITKEDARIDWQMPALAIERHIRSVTPTPGAWTEFADERIRIFPVNLAPEITHLSPGQIVSSDGLVLVGTGSHAIALQQVQQAGRTAVSAMQWFSNQSGDFFS
- the coaBC gene encoding bifunctional phosphopantothenoylcysteine decarboxylase/phosphopantothenate--cysteine ligase CoaBC, which gives rise to MVVGVGGGIAAYKIAALVRLLTEAGHTVHVVPTAASLNFVGAATWEALSGNPVITDLWESVANVPHVQLGQQADLVIVAPATADLLSRASSGSANDVLTNVLLTATCPVVYAPAMHTEMWLNPATQTNVATLRARGATVIDPAVGRLTGSDSGVGRLPELADITTIALAVASKQTQDLSGKRIVITAGGTREYLDPVRFISNRSSGKQGIALATAAVSRGAKVTLIAANITEPIPSGVSVISVETGRELAHELYAQSRIADVVIMAAAISDFAPVQTNPTKIKKRPDQESITLEFNQTPDLLHSLTHQRDHSGTPKVVVGFAAETGDETGSVLEHARAKLLSKDCDLLVVNEVGHGLGFGTPENQVTILSKSTSEEIVVPRAPKLEIAHAILDALVAYQPR
- a CDS encoding methionine adenosyltransferase, translated to MSGRLFTSESVTEGHPDKMADQISDAILDDLLNQDPTSRVAVETLLTTGQVHVAGEVTTEGYCDVMSIVREVVNSIGYDSSTKGFDGNSCGVSVSIGTQSPDIAQGVDDAFEERVSGSADPLDRQGAGDQGLMFGYACDDTPELMPLPITLAHRLAQRLTEVRKSGELAYLRPDGKTQVTIEYAENRPVRLETVVVSSQHSENVDLDKTLVPEIQKFVVEPILAEFDLASDDYKLLVNPTGKFVVGGPMGDAGLTGRKIIVDTYGGMARHGGGAFSGKDPSKVDRSAAYAMRWVAKNVVAAGLAKRCEVQVAYAIGKAQPVGVFVETFGTGTVSDEKIQQAIHKVFDLRPAAIIADLELLNTDVVKYRPTSAYGHFGRPGFTWERTNRATELSAAL
- a CDS encoding DNA-directed RNA polymerase subunit omega, translated to MSAATAEGITNPPIDDLLEVADSKYALVIYAAKRARQINAYYSQLGEGLLEYVGPLVEAGNQEKPLSIALREINEGKLTIEAETAS